A stretch of the Vigna radiata var. radiata cultivar VC1973A chromosome 7, Vradiata_ver6, whole genome shotgun sequence genome encodes the following:
- the LOC106765854 gene encoding uncharacterized protein LOC106765854, giving the protein MMLCCSPCLNLRDRLQPCIRDYDRLQSFAVILIYLQIGCALVGSLGASYNGVSLVNLVVALFALVAIESSSQSLGRTYAFLLFCTVLLDVCWFILFAREIWNISTQDYTAFFIFSVKVTLVMQSVGFTVRLSSSLLWIQIYRLGASYVDTTSRAADADLRGSFLSPVTPAVARQCSNSNEILGGSIYDPSYFSSLFEDGQENKYPSGMFNHDITHNESTSFAEVSEKSPAGRSYQAVDEEKGLVKREIV; this is encoded by the exons ATGATGCTTTGTTGTTCACCCTGTTTGAATTTGCGAGATCGATTACAGCCATGTATTCGCGATTACGATAGGCTTCAGTCCTTTGCTGTCATCCTCATTTATCTTCAG ATTGGGTGCGCGTTGGTTGGATCGCTGGGAGCATCCTACAATGGTGTGTCGCTCGTAAATCTGGTAGTTGCGTTGTTTGCTTTGGTCGCAATTGAGAGTAGCAGTCAGAGCCTTGGCCGCACCTACGCCTTTCTTCTCTTCTGTACCGTATTGCTTGACGTCTGTTGGTTTATTCTTTTCGCTCGAGAAATTTG GAACATTTCTACTCAAGATTACACagcatttttcatattttcagtGAAAGTTACACTGGTTATGCAAAGTGTTGGTTTTACAGTGAGGCTATCATCCTCGTTGTTATGGATTCAAATTTACAGGTTGGGTGCTTCCTATGTGGACACAACTTCTCGAGCAGCAGATGCTGATTTGAGGGGTAGTTTTTTGAGTCCTGTGACACCTGCAGTAGCTAGGCAATGCTCAAATTCCAATGAGATACTTGGAGGTTCTATATATGATCCATCGTACTTCTCATCCCTATTTGAAGATGGTCAAGAAAACAAATATCCAAGTGGG aTGTTCAATCATGACATTACCCATAATGAGTCCACGTCATTTGCTGAAGTTTCTGAGAAGTCACCCGCAGGCAGATCTTATCAGGCTGTGGAT GAAGAGAAAGGGTTGGTTAAGAGGGAAATTGTTTGA